TAAAGCTACAtttatttacatcagctgagggtctggcccagtgAGATGATTTATATCGACAGGTGAGGAGTAGCGGAGATTCGGAAATGAAGAACCAATCCTCTGTCACAGAATTCATCTTGGTGGGTCTGTCCAGCTTCCCTGAACACCAGATGTTCCTCTTTGTGGTATTCACCTTCATCTACATGGCAGCCCTTGCTGGAAACCTCCTCATCGTCCTCACTATTACTACTAGCAGCAGGCTCCACACCTCTATGTACATCTTGCTCATCAACTTGTCCTTGATAAACCTTTTATCCATCTCAGTGTCCGTCCCCAAAATGCTGCACAACCTTCTGGAGCACAGGAAGACCATTGCCCTCTTAGGTTGCATTGCACAGATCTGTCTCTTCACTTGGACTCTGGTAAGTGAAGTTCTGGTCCttgctgccatggcttttgacCGCTATATTGCTATCTGCCACCCTTTGCATTACACTATCATCATGAGGAAGGAGGTTTGTGTTGGGTTAATTGCTGGCATATGGATAATTGGGGTGGCCAATTCTGCAGTCCACACTGGACTTGTGCTCCAGCTTTCTTTCTTCAACTCGAACATCATCAATCATTTCTTTTGTGAATTGCCACCATTTCTAAAACTCTCCTGCTCAGACACCAGCCTCAATGAAACCCTGGCTTTTCTGGCTGATGCAGTCTTTGGGATAGGGAGCTGTGTGATAACTTTAATGTCCTATTTCTTCATCCTGAGAACTATCTTAAAGATTCGCTCCATGGAAGGCAAGAagaaagccttctccacctgctcctcccacctcatagTCGTCA
This DNA window, taken from Emys orbicularis isolate rEmyOrb1 chromosome 12, rEmyOrb1.hap1, whole genome shotgun sequence, encodes the following:
- the LOC135886293 gene encoding olfactory receptor 13G1-like, whose product is MKNQSSVTEFILVGLSSFPEHQMFLFVVFTFIYMAALAGNLLIVLTITTSSRLHTSMYILLINLSLINLLSISVSVPKMLHNLLEHRKTIALLGCIAQICLFTWTLVSEVLVLAAMAFDRYIAICHPLHYTIIMRKEVCVGLIAGIWIIGVANSAVHTGLVLQLSFFNSNIINHFFCELPPFLKLSCSDTSLNETLAFLADAVFGIGSCVITLMSYFFILRTILKIRSMEGKKKAFSTCSSHLIVVILYYSTAIYTYIHPSSAYSPDRDKVITVLYSVITPALNPIIYSLRNNEVKEALRKLISRLGLFQRQ